The following DNA comes from Coleofasciculus sp. FACHB-1120.
CGTACAGCCCAGCAGTGCCGCAGATCATAAAGCTTAAAACCGGGTAGCCGGGGGTTCAGGTATTTTGAGCAGGATTCCCCAATCCGAGTATTACTTCGGTCAAGGTCGATATTTGGCAGTCGTACCTGTTCGATTTCAAACTGATCGTGCCACTCAGGGTAGCAAGGCCACACGCGACGAGCGCCGGTTTTGCCACCCAAAACACTGATCACCTGCGAACCCGCTTTAATTTCGTTGTAGTCCAAATGGAAAGCTTCGTGGGGTCTTAATCCATAGGTTGCAATCACCCCACAGACCCACCGCCACGCTGGATTTTTAATGGCTGACCAAGTTTGGGCAATTTTAAGATCGTCTGGCAAGTCACGCGGAGAAACTCTCCGCGGCGAATATCTACCAGCGTAGGGGCGAAAATCGTAATCCAAGCCTGCGAACTTCGCTAGGGCATTCGCCACCATACACACCCGTTTTCTAGATTTACTGTCGGGTGTCGTCGCCAGTACCAAGGTTTTTAATAAATCAACGGACAGCAACTCATCTTGTGGCAGCTGTCGCAATACTTTTAAGTAATCTCCCTTCCAGGTTGATTCGCTTTTATCCGAGCGTCGCCGGCGGTGGAAATAATCAGCTTCAAAGCGTAAAGTCCAATCGGCTACGGTATTGGCATTCTCTCTCTCAGCTGAGGCTTTTAGGTATGGCTCCCAGCTAAATTCCTTGCAGTCCAATAGCGCCCCAATTTTTCGGGCTTCCTTCTCTGCTTCACTAAGGCCAGTGGGATTCGCGTGGATGCCCAAAGCCAGCCGCTGCTGATAAGGGATCTGCTTTGAGGAAGAAGACTTTGGCGGAAACGTCGCCCGAAGATAAAGTCGATTCCCTTTAATCTCAATCTTCGCTCCGACTTTCGCGGCTTTCAGTCGTCCGTTGGCTTGTGCTAGTTTTTCGATCACGCTTGCCTAAAATCCAGCCTAGTTTTTTAAGTATATTTAGGTCTATTTAAGTATGTTTGAGTATATTTCATCCATGCCACAAATACTAAAATCGCGTCATTGCAAGGTTTTTAAGGCTTGCGATGACGCGATTTCGTTGTGCTTTTCGGATACCCCCAGGGGAATTCGAATCCCCGTCGCCTCCGTGAAAGGGAGGTGTCCTAGGCCTCTAGACGATGGGGGCCTGCTCCGTTGCACTTTTATTAATTTAGCCAATTGAAAAGATTTTGTCAATACCTGAACGAAAAAAATTTCGCGGGAAGTAAGACAGGCAATTCGGAGCATTAGGGCATGGGGAGAGCGATCGCGTTAGCGTAGTGACTGGGTAAGCAGCGAGGGTATGCGGCGATAATTTGCCGCCCTGTAGCTGGGAGAGCGATCGCTTTGGACGTAATTTTAGTGAAAAGTCCGATCGCTTCAGCCAGAGCTGCTAGAACAATAGTAGTCTTTAATTTCTATCTCCTCACATTCCATGCTGACCCATCACCGCAGACCTGTCTGCCTATCACTTGTATCTACTGATATGCCGGTTTGGTCTACCATTGAAACCGCTGCTACCTTGTATCAGAAAGACCAGCAGCGTTTTCATCTACTGCTCACCGAACCAGAAATCCGGGATTGGGAACGTTCCGATGAAGCGTCTGATAGCGCCAAAGACCAACCGCCAGCAACTCCCCGACTTTTGTGGTTGGAAATTTCCCCTTCTAGGGTGATCATGACCATGCAGGGAAACGGCAAGTTGAGTTATCGCCACCTCTGGGAACGAGGCATTTATGGTCTCAGCCGCTATTGGTTGCATAGCGAGTCCTTAGCCGCGCATGGGCAGGTGCGTCTGCGAAACTTTACCAAAAGTTTGACCCTAGAGGGGCGTATGTTACCAGAGCATCTGCGGCTGGAATATGAATTATGGTCGGAGAAAGTCCAGTTGGGGAGCTATATCCTGAATCTGGAGATTCATCATTAGTCATTCGTCCTTAGTTGCGACTCCCCAACTAAGGACTGATGACTTCCAACCCTTAGAAAGTAAACGTTGTTCGGATAGTACCAATCACCAGATCGTCATTAGCCGCATTGTGATCGGGAGCGGTGAGCCAGATAATCCCTGGTGTGATCGCGATGTTATCCGTCACCTGGTACTGATAGAACGCTTCTAGGTGCAATGAGGTATCTGAATCCTGAATCCCTAACTGGCTAAGGCTATTAGCCCGATTTGTCACCTTTGGCTCCATGCCAACAATCACACCTGCCAAGTTGCCGGTTTTTCCCAAGTCAGGAAATGCCAACGTTAAAGCCCAGTTCCAGATGTTGGCATCTCCTAGCGCGATCGCCCTCGCCGCCGTGTAGCCAACCCAACCCCCAACAACAAACCGGGGACTAATTTGAAAAGAGGCTTCTACACCGTAGGAATTGCTAACCACTGGAAACCCTAACGGATTTAACTCATTATTAAGGTTGGCGTCATTGCTGCCAGTTTGCGGGTCATTTTTATAAGCGTGAACATAAGTCAATCCAATGCTGGCGCGATCGCTGGGTTTAAATAATACTTGCGCTAGTGCCCCGTAAGAACCATTGAACAATCCGTTTCCAGATTCTGGATTCTCCGCGTCACCGGCTAAATAGCCTAGGCTCAGTTCCAGTTTGTCGTTGAAAGCGTGCCGAATGCCAATACCCGCCCCTTCAACCAGGTAGTAAATGGAAGGACGGGTTCCGAAGCGCGATAAGGCACCGCTGCCACCGTCGCCATCCAGGTAAGGGTTGACGGTATTGGTAAAGTCTTCTGCGCCGCTGGCATTAGCAGCAACCACGACTTCTGTATTCTGACCGACGGGGAACTGGTAAAGCAGCTCATCAATCACGACATCACTGCTAGTATCGCCCGTAAAAAACAGGTCGCCTTCTGGGGTAAGGGTACGTTCGGAAAGCGAACCCAATCCTTCAGCTTGTAGTCGAGTTCTCAGGATGTCTCGACCTGTAAAGCTAGTTTCTAAGTTTAGGCGCGTCCGATGCCCAAAGATTGCCACATCATCGATCGGCTTACCATCAGCATTTTCCCCGGTTGCAACACCTGCAACCCCAAAAATCGCTTCTCCAGCAAGTTTGGTCGTGGTGGAAAATCCAATCAGTTTCAGTTCCGCAGTCCGCGCTGTTAGTTCATCGACTTTCCCGCGTAGCAAGGCAAGTTCAAGGGTATATTCTTCTTTTAAGCGCTCCAATATCACTAAGTCTTCTTTAGCAATGGCGTCTCCGTTCGCCACAGGCAGTACCAGGCCAATTTGGTTGAGGGCAAGATTTAGGGCAGCGGCGAATTCATAGCGGCTCAAGGCTCGATTGCCACGGAAGGTGCCATCGGGATAGCCAGCAATAGTTCCATATCGCTCTACTAAAGACCGCAGCGCCTCATACGCCCAGTCACCTGGTTGAACATCCTTTAGTTGGGAAACGTTAGTGACTTGGCTCATGGGGTCATCAACAGAGTCTTCCTGCGCCGAGTCTGGCTGAGTGTAGCCGTTGATTTGTTCTAAAACGCTGGATGATGACTTTGGGAGATCATCGACGGGCAGGACAACTTCCGGGGTGTCAACAGAAACAGGATTTTCTGGCGTTGTCGGAATTTCAGACGCGATCGCTTTCCCACCGACAACCAGGATTGCTCCTAAAACTGCTGAGCTTACCCACTGAGGATTCTTTAAGATTTTGCACATCTTTACTCTTCACACCACTTAAGCTTCTCCCCCATTCTTCATTGTCAGATGCTTTCTAACATGAAGAGAGAGAAGATTTGTTTTATTTCAGCCAGAGTGTTCCTTCGTTGAAATTTCAGTAGCGATCGCATCCGATGAAACAACCAGAATCATTGCGATCGCAAGCAGGATTCGCTGCTAAAACAAAGAGTAGAAGCACTACTCTATAAAATCACCATGACACCGAAAACAACGCGCCGTGCTTTCTTAGCCACTAGCATAGCTGTAGCAGGAGGAATTGTCGGCACTGCGGCGTTGAAAGCAAATCAGACGCCAGCGGAGTCATCCCAGTCGCCGCTAACAGGCACCATGCCAGAACGGGAATTGGGAAGTACTGGGGTGCGTCTCCCGATTCTCGGTTTGGGAGGTGCTGGTCAGACACCATTATCCTGGGAAAATTCGGAAGAGAAAGCGATCGCGCTCATTCAAAAAGCTTTAGATTTAGGAATTCGTCACTTTGATACAGGGGCAAGCTATGGCCCTAGCGAAGACTATCTAGGAAAGGTGCTACCTGCACATCGAAGTAAGTTGTTCCTGAGCAGTAAGACAGCTATCCGTGACCGAGATGGGGCTTGGCGAGAGCTGGAGCGCAGTCTCAAACGTCTGAATACAGATTACCTTGACTTATGGCAACTCCATCATGTCTCTTTTGAGCAAGAACTAGACGAAATTTTTGGGCGCAACGGTGCAATTCAGGCTTTGGAAGAGGCAAAACAGCAAAAGCTGGTGCGTTTCGTTGGCATCACTGGACACCACGAACCGACAATCATTGCTGAAGGCTTGCGCCGTTATGCCTTTGACACAACACTTATTCCCATAAATGCTGCGGATAAACACCATCCGCGCCCGTTTATTCCCGCAGTGCTACCAGTGGCGCAGGAGAAAAAGATGGGTGTGATTGCCATGAAGGTGCCAGCTTATGGGCGTCTATTTAAGCCGGGAGTGTTGGATGGAATGCATCAAGCGTTGGGCTACTCGCTGTCAGTTCCAGGTGTGCATTGTGCAGTCATCGCCGCTGAAAACCCTGCACAGTTAGAGTCAAATGTCCAGATAGCGCAGGCATTCCAACCACTTGCTGAGAGAGCGATCGCAGAAATTGAGCAACGCACTGCTGCTGCTTGGGAGGATAATACTTTCTTCCGCGCTTGGACTTGATTGTTTTAACCGCAAAGGACGCAGAAAAATTCGCCCTCACGACGATTACCGAACCTCACTATCGAAAAAACGGCGATGAAAGTCGCACGACGCCTTAATGCTATGTATGCACTGTCAAAACTAGGCAAGCAATTTTACTAACGTTTATCTTGATTTACTTATTGAGAATAATTGACAATAAATGAACAGAGTTTTATACTCTTCTGGAATTATTTACAAACTTTCCTCAATTGATCGGCGCGAACCGTCGAT
Coding sequences within:
- a CDS encoding site-specific integrase, coding for MIEKLAQANGRLKAAKVGAKIEIKGNRLYLRATFPPKSSSSKQIPYQQRLALGIHANPTGLSEAEKEARKIGALLDCKEFSWEPYLKASAERENANTVADWTLRFEADYFHRRRRSDKSESTWKGDYLKVLRQLPQDELLSVDLLKTLVLATTPDSKSRKRVCMVANALAKFAGLDYDFRPYAGRYSPRRVSPRDLPDDLKIAQTWSAIKNPAWRWVCGVIATYGLRPHEAFHLDYNEIKAGSQVISVLGGKTGARRVWPCYPEWHDQFEIEQVRLPNIDLDRSNTRIGESCSKYLNPRLPGFKLYDLRHCWAVRTLEFGLDLTLAAQQMGHSVQVHTDTYHHWITDKHHQKAFEALMLRSDRPKAPVLGLNQQAFRQQID
- a CDS encoding iron uptake porin; protein product: MCKILKNPQWVSSAVLGAILVVGGKAIASEIPTTPENPVSVDTPEVVLPVDDLPKSSSSVLEQINGYTQPDSAQEDSVDDPMSQVTNVSQLKDVQPGDWAYEALRSLVERYGTIAGYPDGTFRGNRALSRYEFAAALNLALNQIGLVLPVANGDAIAKEDLVILERLKEEYTLELALLRGKVDELTARTAELKLIGFSTTTKLAGEAIFGVAGVATGENADGKPIDDVAIFGHRTRLNLETSFTGRDILRTRLQAEGLGSLSERTLTPEGDLFFTGDTSSDVVIDELLYQFPVGQNTEVVVAANASGAEDFTNTVNPYLDGDGGSGALSRFGTRPSIYYLVEGAGIGIRHAFNDKLELSLGYLAGDAENPESGNGLFNGSYGALAQVLFKPSDRASIGLTYVHAYKNDPQTGSNDANLNNELNPLGFPVVSNSYGVEASFQISPRFVVGGWVGYTAARAIALGDANIWNWALTLAFPDLGKTGNLAGVIVGMEPKVTNRANSLSQLGIQDSDTSLHLEAFYQYQVTDNIAITPGIIWLTAPDHNAANDDLVIGTIRTTFTF
- a CDS encoding aldo/keto reductase, which translates into the protein MTPKTTRRAFLATSIAVAGGIVGTAALKANQTPAESSQSPLTGTMPERELGSTGVRLPILGLGGAGQTPLSWENSEEKAIALIQKALDLGIRHFDTGASYGPSEDYLGKVLPAHRSKLFLSSKTAIRDRDGAWRELERSLKRLNTDYLDLWQLHHVSFEQELDEIFGRNGAIQALEEAKQQKLVRFVGITGHHEPTIIAEGLRRYAFDTTLIPINAADKHHPRPFIPAVLPVAQEKKMGVIAMKVPAYGRLFKPGVLDGMHQALGYSLSVPGVHCAVIAAENPAQLESNVQIAQAFQPLAERAIAEIEQRTAAAWEDNTFFRAWT